Proteins co-encoded in one Zalophus californianus isolate mZalCal1 chromosome 9, mZalCal1.pri.v2, whole genome shotgun sequence genomic window:
- the APOBEC1 gene encoding C->U-editing enzyme APOBEC-1 — protein sequence MASDKGPSAGDATLRRRIEPWEFEVFFDPRELRKEACLLYEIQWGTSHKIWRNSGKNTSNHVEINFIEKFTSERQYCPSIHCSITWFLSWSPCWECSKAIRGFLSQHPSVTLVIYVARLFWHVDPQNRQGLRDLINSGVTIQIMRVPEYHHCWRNFVNYPPGKEDHWPRYPVLWMKLYALELHCIILSLPPCLRISRRQNQLTLFRLTLQNCHYQMIPPHILLATGLIQVPVTWK from the exons ATGGCTTCTGACAAAG GTCCTTCAGCTGGAGATGCCACCTTGAG GAGGAGAATCGAACCCTGGGAATTTGAAGTCTTCTTTGACCCCAGAGAACTCCGTAAAGAGGCCTGCCTGCTCTATGAAATCCAGTGGGGCACAAGCCATAAGATCTGGCGAAACTCAGGCAAAAACACCTCCAACCATGTGGAAatcaattttatagaaaaatttacTTCAGAAAGACAGTATTGCCCATCCATCCACTGCTCCATCACCTGGTTCCTGTCTTGGAGTCCGTGTTGGGAATGCTCCAAGGCTATTAGAGGATTTTTGAGTCAACACCCTAGTGTGACTCTGGTTATTTATGTAGCACGGCTTTTCTGGCATGTGGATCCACAAAACCGTCAAGGACTCAGAGACCTCATTAACAGTGGTGTGACTATCCAGATTATGAGAGTCCCAG AGTACCATCATTGCTGGAGGAATTTTGTCAACTACCCACCTGGGAAAGAAGATCACTGGCCAAGATACCCTGTGCTATGGATGAAGCTGTATGCACTGGAACTCCACTGCATAATTCTA agtcTCCCTCCCTGTTTAAGGATTTCAAGACGTCAGAATCAGCTTACATTGTTCAGACTTACTCTTCAAAACTGCCATTATCAAATGATTCCACCCCATATCCTTTTAGCTACAGGGCTGATACAAGTTCCTGTGACTTGGAAATGA
- the GDF3 gene encoding growth/differentiation factor 3, with amino-acid sequence MIPSLTALALRLLVTVALGQTFQFQEHVFLQFLGLDKVPSPQKFQPVPSILKKIFWDREAAATSGDSQDLCYIKDLGTRGNILRLLLDQGLFLYSEKLAQASCLQKRLYFNLSAIHDKEQLTMAQLSLDLGPNTHYKQGPELELALSLVQEPHVWSQSTPKPGPQICPPDEENKDKRNVAKIKSPYSLQPTDLRHAERDLPQGARGCLKP; translated from the exons ATGATTCCTTCCCTGACTGCCTTGGCTCTCCGCCTTCTGGTCACTGTGGCTTTGGGCCAGACATTCCAATTTCAAGAACATGTCTTTCTCCAATTTCTGGGCTTAGACAAAGTGCCTTCACCCCAGAAGTTCCAACCTGTGCCttctattttgaagaaaattttctgGGATCGAGAGGCAGCGGCAACCAGTGGGGACTCCCAAGATTTATGCTACATAAAGGATCTTGGTACCCGTGGGAACATACTGAGACTTCTCCTGGATCAAG GTCTCTTTCTTTACTCCGAGAAACTTGCTCAAGCCTCCTGCCTACAGAAGCGGCTCTACTTTAACCTGTCCGCCATTCACGATAAGGAGCAGTTAACAATGGCCCAGCTCAGCCTGGATTTGGGGCCCAACACTCACTATAAGCAGGGACCAGAACTGGAGTTGGCTCTGTCCCTGGTTCAGGAGCCTCACGTGTGGAGCCAGTCCACCCCCAAACCAG GTCCCCAAATCTGTCCTCCTGATGAGGAGAACAAAGACAAGAGAAATGTAGCCAAAATTAAATCTCCTTACAGCTTGCAGCCCACTGACCTGAGACATGCAGAGCGTGACCTTCCTCAAGGAGCTCGTGGTTGCCTAAAGCCTTGA